A stretch of DNA from Methylobacterium sp. CB376:
TAGGGGCGTGCCCGAGCCCTCGTGCTCGACGAGCAGGCTCTGCGAGGCGGCGAGGCCGGACAGCCGCTCGGTCAGGGCGTCCTGGAAGGCCGCCACGCTGGGGGCGCTCGCCCCCGTCTGGCGGATCAGCGACTGCACGACCGTGAACAGGTTCTTGGCCCGGTGGCTGAGCTCGCTGAGGGCGAAGGTGAGCTGCTCCTCCGCGCGCTTGCGCCGCTCGATGTCGGACATGACCGAGACGTAGCCGGCCGGGCGGCCGGCGGCGTCGCGGCGCAGGGTGACGCTCAGTTCGGCCCAGACCAGCCGGCCCGCCCGCGTCACGAACCGCTTCTCCAGCGTGGAGCGGTCGATCTCGCCGTCGCGCAGGCGCCGCAGCTGCGCGAGATCGGCCGCGAGGTCGGGCGGATGCGTCAGTTCCTGGACGGTGAGGCAGGCGAGGTCCTCGGCCGAGTAGCCGAGGAAGGCGCACAGGCAGGGATTCACCCGCAGGAAGCGGCCGTCGAGCCCGACCAGGGCCACCCCCACCGCCACGTTCTCGAAGGTCAAGCGGAACTGCGCCTCGCTCTCGCGCAGGGCCGCCTCGACCCGTCGCAGCTCGGTGACGTCGATGTTGAGGCCGACGATGCGCTCCGGCCGGCCCTGGGCGTCGGTCAGCACCCGGGCGCGGTCCGCGATCCAGCGGGTGTCCCCGCCCGGCCGCACGATCCGGAAGGCGTGCGACACCGGCTCGCCCTCACGGATCGCCCGCTCCGCCACCGCCCGCGCCGCCGCCCTGTCGTCCGGGTGGATGCTGGCGAGCCACGTGTCGAGGCTGGGCTGGCGCTGCGAGGGCGTCCAGCCGTAGAGCGCGTAGGTCGAGGGCGACCACGTCAGCACGCCCCGCTCAAGGTCGAACTGGTAGGCCGCGACCCCGCCGGTCTCCTGGGCGAGCTGCATCCAGGCCTGCGCGACCCTGAGCTCGTCCTCGGCTTCCCGCCGCCGGGCATTGTCCTGGAGCAGGAGCTCGACGAGGGCCGGGTGACCGCCCTCGCCCAGGGTGTCGACGCGCTCGCGCAGGAGGCTCATCTCGGCCTCGATCTGCGCGAGGCGCTCGCCGAGGGTGGCCGACGCCGTCTCCTGCCCCATCCGCCCCTCCGTCCTCGCCGCCGGCCTCCGGCAGCGACGCGGAGCCCGCGGCCCGGGGCGTCGGACCGGCAGGGGCGCGATGCCGCGCCCCCCGCCGCTGAGGCAGCGCAGGTCTGCCTGCCGGCTGTCCTTCGCCGCCGATTCCGTCTTTGATCGGTAATAGAGCGAGAAACGGGGCGCGGAGCAAGTCTATCGGGGTTGCAACTTGGTCAGCCAACAACACGCCTACGTCGTGTGGAGCCGCGGCTGCGCGGGTGACGGGTGCGCCGCGGCCTCAGACCACCAGCCGGACCAGGATCTCGGTCGCCAGGGATCCGACGATGGCGAGGCCGAGCGCCGTCATGCTGGCGAGATCGGCCGCCCGAGCTCCCGCGGGACGGAGCGCGGCGGCGGGCAGGGTCATGGCGTGGGCGTTCATCGGCGTTCCTCGCGGGCGGAGCGGGCCGGAAGCGGCACCGGCTGCGCCAGCCTCGGGCGTTTCGCCCGCCGCGGCCTTGATCCGGATCAAGGCCGCGGCGGGCGACCGATCCAGCGGCCCGGCACGCGGGCAGCCACGGGACGATGCAAGGCGACCGAGAGCGCACGCCGCATCACGGTGCGCTGCCGACATGCTTGCCGGTTCGGTTCAGAAAACACGGCGAAACCATCAATCTCGATCAGGATTCGATCACAACGTGACCGGATGCTGTTTTCGCATCATCGGCAGCATCACGTTCGTTCGGCCAATGAAAGACTTTGCCCGACGCAGAAAATCTTCTCATGACGCCACGAAGCACCTTGAGATCGGTCGCCGGATCGTGACCGAACCAGATGCTGTCGGGCTCCGACCGAAACAGATCGACGCCGTACAGGCTGATCTGCGCGACGTTGCAGGCTTCCAGCAGAAGAACGAGACGCGTCCCGGTGAGGAGCAGTTCGAAATCCGTCAGCCCCGTCAGATCTCGCGGGCCGACCGGCATCGAGAACAGGACGGACATCTCTTCGGCGGAGAGGTAGGCGTGCATCCCGTCGAACACCGTCGTCGAGGATGGCGCGACCAGGAGATCCTGCAGCCGTCCGGCGCGCCTCAGCCAAAGATAGGCACACAGGTGACGTGGAAGGGCGACACCGCCCAGAAGGCGACGCCGTCGCGGACCAGCGACGCGAACGCGCCGTTAGCATGCACGGCGCCCGCCTCGTCGCGGGCGACCACGTGAGCCGGCAGGCCCGCCCACAAGGTGGTCCTGACCCCATCACCGTCAGGGTCCCTTCGCCAGTGTCTCATCCCGGTGATGCGGATGACCTGATCATGGGCATCGATCTCGGCGCCGCTCGCATCGACCCTTCCGTTGCCGACGACGGCGATCCTCTGCCCTTCAAGGTCGGTGCGCAACCCGCACGAGAGATTGGACGGCAAAACTCTCGTGTTGTAATCGTATATTCCGTCCTCGGAGATCTCATGTTCCTCAAAAAATTTGACGCCGAACGATCTTTCATAGGCAGACTTGCCGATTTCGATTGGATTTCTGCTGCCGAGATTTGTGAAACCAACTCCCGTCATCATCTGCACCCCTCTGGCGGACGTCCGGACCGGAACCCGCACTCACCCCGCCCATGTCTCCGATCGCCATTGTCTTGGATTTATTCGTGATAAATCCCACAAAAGACCAGCACTGAAAGGTCTCCGTCTGCCACAATGGAGCATAACGTGCGTGTCCTCGGCAGAAACAGTCAGCATTCACCGCCATATTTGTTGTATCAATGCTTTTGCAATCCGCTTCATACTTTCAGAGAGATCGAATAAGTGGTATTTATTACATAATGACGATCATGTATCTATCTTTTATAGTCACATTATTTAATAAAAATTTGCATCACAGGCGTTTATTTTGTCATTTTTCGTCACCCTCTAGTCAAGCGAGCGAAGATGACGAATCTCTTCAACTTCTACTTACCTTACAGGATGTACGGCGGATAAGCAATACCATCTAGCACGAGCCAGGATCGTGAGGGCGGATTGACGGCGAGGTACGACACGAGGGGCCGCCGAGCCGGCGCGCGGCGCCGATGAGTCGAGTGATCCCGGGCATCCCGCCCCGGTCGTGCGGGAAGTGCCCGCCGGACCGCCCCGGCAAGATCGATGGCCCGCGCGCCGCGGGGATGGCGGCCGCCCTCGGCGGCCGTCGCACCGCCTTGAGGCGGGGATCCGCGGCCCGGGCCGGCCACCGTCGCCTCCTTGCGCCGGGCGTGGCCGGAGCCTAGCCTATCGCTCGACGGTGCCCTCCGGGGCCTAACAGGGAACGCGGTGAGGGCTCGCGCCCGAATCCGCGGCTGCCCCCGCAACTGTGAGCGGCGAGCCCTCCATCACCACGTCACTGGGGTCATGCCCGGGAAGACGATGGGGGGCGGCGACCCGCGAGCCAGGAGACCTGCCGT
This window harbors:
- a CDS encoding PAS domain S-box protein; amino-acid sequence: MGQETASATLGERLAQIEAEMSLLRERVDTLGEGGHPALVELLLQDNARRREAEDELRVAQAWMQLAQETGGVAAYQFDLERGVLTWSPSTYALYGWTPSQRQPSLDTWLASIHPDDRAAARAVAERAIREGEPVSHAFRIVRPGGDTRWIADRARVLTDAQGRPERIVGLNIDVTELRRVEAALRESEAQFRLTFENVAVGVALVGLDGRFLRVNPCLCAFLGYSAEDLACLTVQELTHPPDLAADLAQLRRLRDGEIDRSTLEKRFVTRAGRLVWAELSVTLRRDAAGRPAGYVSVMSDIERRKRAEEQLTFALSELSHRAKNLFTVVQSLIRQTGASAPSVAAFQDALTERLSGLAASQSLLVEHEGSGTPLGLLVSRQLASFVAMPDPRIRIEGPELPLNRSATQTLGLVLHELATNACKYGALSTEKGRLAVTWRIAGHPAPGARLDLAWQEAEGPPVRPPVRKGFGHRVIDAMARQSLEAEVDLRFAPEGLSWRLVAPVAHLRWGP